In Panthera leo isolate Ple1 chromosome B3, P.leo_Ple1_pat1.1, whole genome shotgun sequence, a single genomic region encodes these proteins:
- the HEXA gene encoding beta-hexosaminidase subunit alpha isoform X1 → MAGCGLCFSLLLAAAFARQAQALWPWPQYIQTSDSHYAIFPYNFQFQYHVSSAAQPGCSVLDEAFQRYRDLLFGSSSWQPPEPTRKQHTPEKNSLVILVVLPGCDQLPSLESVENYTLVINDDHCFLLSETVWGALRGLETFSQLIWRSPEGTFFINKTEIEDFPRFSHRGLLLDTSRHYLPLTSILDTLDVMAYNKFNVFHWHLVDDSSFPYESFTFPELTRKGSYNPVTHVYTAQDVKEVIEYARLRGIRVLAEFDTPGHTLSWGPGFPGLLTPCYSGSRPSGTFGPVNPILNTTYEFMSTFFLEVSSVFPDFYLHLGGDEVDFTCWRSNPDIQAFMKTKGFGNDFKQLESFYIQTLLNIVSAYGKGYVVWQEVFDNKVKVPPDTIIQVWREEVPVNYLKELELITRAGLRALLSAPWYLNHITYGPDWRDLYVVEPLEFEGGAQQKALVIGGEACMWGEYVDSTNLVPRLWPRAAAVAERLWSNKSVTNLDLAFKRLTRFRCELLRRGVQAQPLNIGYCEQEFEQT, encoded by the exons ATGGCGGGCTGCGGGCTCTGTTTTTCGCTGCTGCTGGCGGCAGCGTTCGCCCGCCAGGCGCAGGCCCTCTGGCCATGGCCCCAGTACATCCAAACCTCCGATTCGCACTACGCCATCTTTCCGTACAACTTCCAGTTCCAGTACCACGTCAGTTCTGCCGCGCAGCCGGGCTGCTCCGTCCTCGACGAGGCCTTCCAGCGCTACCGCGACCTGCTCTTCGGCTCCAGCTCTTGGCAGCCTCCTGAACCCACAA GAAAACAGCATACACCGGAGAAGAATTCATTGGTTATCCTTGTGGTCCTTCCTGGATGTGACCAGCTTCCTTCTTTGGAGTCGGTGGAAAATT ACACCCTGGTCATAAATGATGATCAttgtttcctcctctctgagACTGTCTGGGGAGCTCTCCGAG GTCTGGAGACTTTTAGCCAGCTAATTTGGAGATCTCCCGAGGGCACG TTCTTTATCAACAAGACTGAGATTGAAGACTTCCCCCGCTTCTCTCACCGGGGCTTGTTGTTGGATACGTCTCGCCATTACCTGCCACTGACTAGCATCCTGGACACTCTG GACGTCATGGCATACAATAAATTCAACGTGTTCCACTGGCATCTGGTCGATGACTCTTCCTTCCCATATGAGAGCTTCACTTTTCCAGAGCTCACCAGAAAG GGGTCCTACAATCCTGTCACCCATGTCTACACAGCACAAGATGTGAAAGAAGTGATTGAATATGCACGGCTTCGGGGTATCCGTGTGTTGGCAGAGTTTGACACTCCTGGCCACACTCTGTCCTGGGGACCAG GTTTCCCTGGATTATTGACTCCTTGCTACTCTGGGTCTCGTCCCTCTGGCACCTTCGGACCAGTGAATCCCATTCTCAATACTACCTATGAATTCATGAGCACATTTTTCTTGGAGGTCAGCTCTGTCTTCCCAGATTTTTATCTTCACCTTGGAGGAGATGAGGTTGATTTCACCTGCTG GAGGTCCAACCCAGATATCCAGGCCTTTATGAAGACGAAAGGCTTTGGTAATGACTTCAAGCAGCTGGAGTCCTTCTACATCCAGAc ACTGCTGAACATCGTCTCTGCCTATGGCAAAGGTTATGTGGTGTGGCAGGAGGTGTTTGATAATAAAGTAAAG GTTCCTCCAGATACAATCATCCAGGTATGGCGAGAAGAGGTACCAGTAAATTATTTGAAGGAGCTGGAGCTAATTACCAGAGCCGGCTTGCgtgccctgctctctgccccctggTACCTGAATCACATAACTTATGGCCCTGACTGGAGAGATCTCTACGTGGTGGAGCCCCTGGAATTTGAAG GTGGCGCTCAGCAGAAGGCTCTAGTGATTGGTGGAGAGGCCTGTATGTGGGGAGAGTATGTGGACAGCACAAATCTGGTCCCCAGACTCTG GCCCAGAGCAGCGGCCGTTGCTGAGAGGCTGTGGAGCAACAAGTCGGTGACTAACCTGGACTTGGCCTTTAAACGTCTGACACGGTTCCGCTGTGAGCTGCTAAG GCGAGGTGTCCAGGCCCAACCCCTCAATATAGGCTACTGTGAACAGGAGTTTGAACAAACCTGA
- the HEXA gene encoding beta-hexosaminidase subunit alpha isoform X2, with translation MMIIVSSSLRLSGELSEDVMAYNKFNVFHWHLVDDSSFPYESFTFPELTRKGSYNPVTHVYTAQDVKEVIEYARLRGIRVLAEFDTPGHTLSWGPGFPGLLTPCYSGSRPSGTFGPVNPILNTTYEFMSTFFLEVSSVFPDFYLHLGGDEVDFTCWRSNPDIQAFMKTKGFGNDFKQLESFYIQTLLNIVSAYGKGYVVWQEVFDNKVKVPPDTIIQVWREEVPVNYLKELELITRAGLRALLSAPWYLNHITYGPDWRDLYVVEPLEFEGGAQQKALVIGGEACMWGEYVDSTNLVPRLWPRAAAVAERLWSNKSVTNLDLAFKRLTRFRCELLRRGVQAQPLNIGYCEQEFEQT, from the exons ATGATGATCAttgtttcctcctctctgagACTGTCTGGGGAGCTCTCCGAG GACGTCATGGCATACAATAAATTCAACGTGTTCCACTGGCATCTGGTCGATGACTCTTCCTTCCCATATGAGAGCTTCACTTTTCCAGAGCTCACCAGAAAG GGGTCCTACAATCCTGTCACCCATGTCTACACAGCACAAGATGTGAAAGAAGTGATTGAATATGCACGGCTTCGGGGTATCCGTGTGTTGGCAGAGTTTGACACTCCTGGCCACACTCTGTCCTGGGGACCAG GTTTCCCTGGATTATTGACTCCTTGCTACTCTGGGTCTCGTCCCTCTGGCACCTTCGGACCAGTGAATCCCATTCTCAATACTACCTATGAATTCATGAGCACATTTTTCTTGGAGGTCAGCTCTGTCTTCCCAGATTTTTATCTTCACCTTGGAGGAGATGAGGTTGATTTCACCTGCTG GAGGTCCAACCCAGATATCCAGGCCTTTATGAAGACGAAAGGCTTTGGTAATGACTTCAAGCAGCTGGAGTCCTTCTACATCCAGAc ACTGCTGAACATCGTCTCTGCCTATGGCAAAGGTTATGTGGTGTGGCAGGAGGTGTTTGATAATAAAGTAAAG GTTCCTCCAGATACAATCATCCAGGTATGGCGAGAAGAGGTACCAGTAAATTATTTGAAGGAGCTGGAGCTAATTACCAGAGCCGGCTTGCgtgccctgctctctgccccctggTACCTGAATCACATAACTTATGGCCCTGACTGGAGAGATCTCTACGTGGTGGAGCCCCTGGAATTTGAAG GTGGCGCTCAGCAGAAGGCTCTAGTGATTGGTGGAGAGGCCTGTATGTGGGGAGAGTATGTGGACAGCACAAATCTGGTCCCCAGACTCTG GCCCAGAGCAGCGGCCGTTGCTGAGAGGCTGTGGAGCAACAAGTCGGTGACTAACCTGGACTTGGCCTTTAAACGTCTGACACGGTTCCGCTGTGAGCTGCTAAG GCGAGGTGTCCAGGCCCAACCCCTCAATATAGGCTACTGTGAACAGGAGTTTGAACAAACCTGA